In Gadus chalcogrammus isolate NIFS_2021 chromosome 11, NIFS_Gcha_1.0, whole genome shotgun sequence, a single window of DNA contains:
- the LOC130391744 gene encoding GA-binding protein subunit beta-2-like, with protein sequence MSLVYLGKRLLEAARVGQDDDVRILMANGAPFTTDWLGTSPLHLAAQYGHHSTAEVLLRAGVSRDARTKVDRTPLHMAATEGHSSIVELLVRSGADINAKDMLKMTALHWAAQNGHRRAAELLLQHGADVHSLSKFDKTPFDIAMDTSNTELMILLQDGMQNQVNMNSESQIIIPAGGMVNLSDLVHNASTVKSEDTLAAEVVDSAIQHVVGDGGQRVITIVTDQHGNLQPAGLGQQFFVTMQGQQMVAVPASAITEEVVEEEFQQAPPPRKRKADHSNNQSSLKDKKSVDSSREQLQRQLHEANRKAQEYREQLQQKEREAEQYRLRLEQAIASSSANIANQAHESTNHHDDGAGEFVTVETVAVVTGGEEEIEEEEREEVVVQLEVSEGAMGKEEDTVVEEVMVKEEEEDDGSY encoded by the exons ATGTCGCTGGTATACCTTGGCAAGCGGTTGCTGGAGGCTGCGAGGGTCGGTCAGGACGATGACGTTCGAATATTGATGGCCAACGGGGCTCCATTCACAACCGATTGG CTGGGAACGTCACCGCTGCACCTGGCAGCTCAGTACGGCCACCACTCCACCGCTGAGGTGCTGCTCCGTGCGGGCGTCAGCAGGGACGCCCGCACCAAGGTGGACAGGACCCCTCTCCATATGGCAGCAACCGAGGGACACTCCAGTATAGTTGAGCTGCTGGTCAGG AGCGGTGCGGACATCAACGCCAAAGACATGCTGAAGATGACGGCGCTGCACTGGGCGGCGCAGAACGGGCACCGCCGCGCGGCCGAGCTGCTCCTGCAGCACGGCGCCGACGTCCACTCGCTCAGCAAGTTTGACAAGACGCCGTTTGACATCGCCATGGACACCAGCAACACAGAGCTGATGATCCTGCTAcag gacggCATGCAGAACCAAGTCAATATGAACTCGGAGTCTCAGATCATCATCCCTGCGGGTGGGATGGTCAACCTGTCAGACCTGGTGCACAATGCCTCCACAG TCAAGTCCGAGGATACCCTAGCCGCGGAGGTGGTGGACTCAGCCATCCAGCATGTGGTTGGAGATGGGGGTCAGAGAGTCATCACCATAGTAACGGACCAGCACGGAAACCTGCAGCCAGCAGGCCTCGGCCAGCAGTTCTTTGTCACCATGCAGGGGCAACAGA TGGTGGCTGTGCCGGCCAGTGCCATCACAGAGGAGGTGGTTGAGGAGGAGTTTcaacaggccccgcccccacgcaAAAGAAAAGCAGATCATTCCAACAATCAAAGCAGCCTTAAAGACAAA AAGAGCGTGGACAGCAGCCGGGAGCAGCTCCAGCGCCAGCTCCACGAGGCCAACAGGAAGGCCCAGGAGTACCGCGAGCAGCTCCAACAGAAGGAGAGGGAAGCGGAGCAGTACCGCCTCCGTCTGGAGCAGGCCATAGCCAGCAGCTCCGCCAATATCGCCAACCAGGCGCACGAAAGCACCAACCACCACGATGATGGTGCTGGCGAATTCGTTACCGTGGAAACGGTCGCCGTGGTCACCGGTGGCgaagaggagatagaggaggaggagagggaggaggtggtggtgcagctGGAGGTGTCCGAGGGAGCcatggggaaggaggaggacacggtggtggaggaggtgatggtgaaagaagaagaagaggatgacGGG TCCTATTGA
- the LOC130391282 gene encoding cortexin-3, with the protein MDVPRMAEGFFSSTLTSSSGGAGGHHVHPYLTLEQKAAFVFVLLLFIFLALLIVRCFRILLDPYRSMPSSNWTDHTEKDTFDYRIV; encoded by the coding sequence ATGGACGTGCCCAGGATGGCCGAGGGCTTCTTCAGCAGCACGCTGACGTCGTCCTcgggcggggccggcgggcACCACGTGCACCCCTACCTCACCCTGGAGCAGAAGGCCGCCTTCGTCTTCGTGCtgctcctcttcatcttcctggCGCTGCTCATCGTGCGCTGCTTCCGCATCCTGCTGGACCCGTACCGCAGCATGCCCTCGTCCAACTGGACCGACCACACCGAGAAGGACACCTTCGACTACCGCATCGTCTGA